The Puntigrus tetrazona isolate hp1 chromosome 9, ASM1883169v1, whole genome shotgun sequence genome includes the window GGATGTGATTAATAGCAGGATTTGTAAAGTGACGGGTTTTCCCCTGTCGCTAATCTACAGAGCCGCAAGATATTGttgtcatttgttttacagGCTTTTTAAGTCACTAATGGCAAACTTAATTAGGCTGTTGAGTTTCTGCCAGTCAAAAAGACAAAGAGATTGGGAAAATCATATCTtctagtaataataaatacaaccaTGGTTATTATCAAAcaattcaaaaagtgaaaagtaCAAGTAAACACTTGGCAATGGAAAGTATTCAAAGTTAGGAACTAAAACATAATGTTGGTTTTCAATTTTGAGAATGATATTTTGACAATTTCTGTTGTAAGTGATATGAGACGTAAATCATAAGCTAATCGtctgttttttgggtttttttttagattttggaAGCCTAAAGTTTTAGAACTCCATTGGCAGCAATTCTAGCATGTTCCAAAAGACCattagtgaaaataaataatttttcattatatatactgtataacattttaagtgagttgttataaaataataatataaaataataataattttatttaagagACCTTTTTACTGACTTCAGATGTATGCATGTTAaacaaatttataatatatattttgcatgcattttttattacaattctaTTTTAGGCATTGACAGATGTGACAGAACTTGAATTCCGGGGCCCTAAAAGTATCTGTAAGATTACAAGGAGATTTGACTGCTTACCTGATAATGCATTAGGATATGCATGATGTAGTCATAGATTTCGGCAGACACGCGTCCCCCGGGTTTATATGGGAGGAGAACATACTGGATGCCCAGCAGTGGAACCAGAATGAGGGTGGCTCGGACCGCTTTCATATACAGACTGGACTCTGCTTGATGTGTCACTTTCAGTTTGGTGATGAGAACTCGTACGATGTTAAGCAGAAAGAACAAGTTCACCTGAAAAGACAGGCAAGATGAATGGCaaaagcaaaaaactaaaagatcCCAGCTGGCTGACAGATGTCAAAGAGAAAGATGTAGGTAACCGATTTTAGGATCACAGTGTTCTTTCTGATGTACCGATACATATAAACTCGAAAATAAATTCAGATTGGCGAATACAAACTTCTGGAtgtaatttgtgcaaaaaatacACAAGGATTGTAATTAATCTTGCACAAAAAGATGTGTTTTGGAAACGAAAAGGACAAAAAACATCCAGATGTCTTACCAGCAGTGCTGCACAGATAGGCCCGTGAATAATGTATAGCAGGGAAGTACTTGAGCTGATCCAACAACTGCGGATTGGAAAAGAAAAGGATTAGCCGAAGCTTTGATATAGATCCTTAAAAAGGAGTATTATTTTGTACAATAATTGCTTCGAATGGATTTAGGTAAGAAtcttaagaaaaaaagagagcgtTTTTTTTGTGTAGCTCACGAgtacaaattacaaaaactaatTACACTGTTATCCTACATGAGCATTTAACTTAAAGCTATAGAACAAGAAGACTCACTTGTCATTGTAGTAATAACTCCTGGCCACTGCATGTATTGTAGCGGGTATAAGAGGGAAACCTGTGAGATTGAAAATGGTAAGATTTAGTTCATGCAATTCATGCTGTAAATAAATAGGtttgatttattcaaaaactCACCCCATCCAAGAAGGTAATACCacattaaatgctgtttttcagcaaaaaCCGCCACAACAATGAGTGTGTGCAAGTAAATGCCTTCACAGAGCATCCAGAAGTAGTTGCATCCAAAGATGTATAGATGGATAAACTGTGATACTTTGCAGCTGATCTGAATAGAATCAAAATAGACATTCAATAACGACTTGCACCGCAGTGACATGCTGTAATGCTTttctttatcattatttattcacacttTTGTTCAATAACAGGTTTCtacaatttttacaaaattattactCAAATATGCctctttgttttttgaaaataaataattgaatgacaattctgactttttttctcacaattagaattgtctgaattgtgagattcTCGATTCACATTTGAGagaaaattaaaagataaaaagttgcttttaatgttttttcagcTTATTCTATAAAGGTAACCATTGAAcaataaaaaagggaaaaattgCCAGTTTACAACTTGCAGTTcgaaaggaaaaaaagtctgaattgtgaactcacttttgcaaagaaaaagctaaatgcgtgagtaaaaaaaaaaaaaaattctgagtTACTGTCAATACGTGCTACTTACTGGGTTTTCCTGAACTAGTTCTTGGTTGTTTGCCACTGCTGTTAACCAAATGATAGTGATGATGGAGTTTAAtacaaaggaaaagaaaaggtttTTGTGCAGGGTAATTCTCTGGCAGCTCAAACTCCTATAGgtacaaaaaagacaaaatgatgaaataattgTTATAACCCATTCAGAATAAGAGAAATTTGCACTTACTTGAAATGAAAGAATATGCCTAGCGAGATGAACAAAGACGTTAAAGAGAGCCCATGACCAATTAGCGCCAAGTAGAACAAATTCATTGCAGTCTGCAATCACACAAACAATAGAGTCATTATTCTGTTTATTCTGCAAGCCAAttcaaatgtgtgtttatattcatCTCAAGTGTTTATAGTGTTTGCGCTCATACCCTGCGTCCTTCAGTAGTGTGCAAATTACATCTGGTAAAATTTGTCCATGTGCGATTGCTCTCAGGATGCAAGAACCAATGCCCACTTTCTGTACATATTTTGGTGACCATTTCTGCAAAGAAACAGAAGTAAACCCAAACATGTTAGCTTCATCCGTTTGTCGCTTAGCAACATGTAATCTCACAATgtatgttattaattttatagGTATATACatagttattacattttcatgtattttaatctGCTCTTTGGCTctgtacagtatacagtatgttGCAAGTATAATAGCATGAACAATTATGGAacatacatcttttttttaggaatttttaagaataattttagAAAGTAACTGACTAATGCAAAATGTATTGAAcacaatgtaatatatatatagtcatatttttttctattgctgTAATTTCCTGGCTATGCTCATTTGGCTCtgtttataacaataataaaaacactagaccaaaataaatattttattgctgtttctAACCCTTTTTAAGATTAACATTAGAAATTAGTTATTAATAACTTTACTGCAGAATTTATTAAAGTTATGTctttaatattgaaaacatgCTCATCCATTCACCTTATCTTACCTCAGGCCAGAAAATTAGTCATATGAAAGTTTTAACAGCCATTTAGTCTATGACTTTAGCATAATTTGATAATGAGGGACAATGGAGTGAAAGAACTGACAATGATATATGTGCATTAGGCAGATGAGTAGAAAGCACATACGCTAAAACTTATAACTTGAATATTCACCTGTAGGGTCAAAGTCCTGGAAGTAGTCAGGGCAATGTTGCTCAGAAGTGATGCCGACCTCTGTGTCGTCCCAGCACAACCATCCATCCCAGGTCCTGTTACAAACCGGGCCaactaaatatgaaaaaaagcacaaaacatttattggtTTCTGTGGAGACTGGGAAACTGCAACTTCCTGTTTTCATTATCACTATTCTTAGTTTTACCAGCCTGTTCCAAAGCCCCGTCCCCTGTGAGCTATAGGTCTGCTGCAGCCTGTGGAAAGCGCTCCAAATCGACCATTGTTGTGTGTTGTTTGGGATGCTAAGTAGGAAGTCTACTAGATTTTGCAACAGAGCTAATATTTCACAGCTGTCCTGCCACCCAGTGGGGCCAAATGCACTCTTCCTAACAGAATGAATATGAGCCACCTGAGGCTTTGTGTGTTCTTGCTGTACTAATTAGACAGGATGACAAAAACTGCTGTCAACGTTGCCGTCATACTCTGTGGGAGGCTTATTGAAAATCggattgaattattattattattattatatattattattttagcatgaCGTTTGTGTGTGCTTGTTGAAAATTAAGGATATTTGGCTAGAATGAACTGGCTTGAAGCTGCAGTTGCTTCAAACCTATAATTGCAGAATAAATATCTGTGAAGTAACATGTTTTAACATTGAGAATTATATATTGTCAAGATACAGAATAATACAACCTGACCTATGTCTTGTAAAAACTCTTAAAGTGTAAAGTGTCTACCTCTTCTGTCTTGGCTGCTGTCCTTCATGATCTTCTGATAGCACTCAAACTGTGCCGTCACAATCTTGTTTCTGGTAACACTGATGTCATGGTACACGTTTTGGGGATGTAGTTGCTGGCTTTCCTCAGGACTGGCTAGAACAACGAACTACAAACAACAGGCACTTTAGGAAAGTAATGTCTGAGAACAGGCTGATTTCACAAACAATCATCTTAACCAAGTATCTTTCTTTGTAGATGTACAGGTGAATTTTAAAGTACTACTTTATGTGGTTAAAGACATCATCCTATATTGTAatagaggattttttttgttgttgttttgtaaccCAAAACTCTGAGATGAGTTAGCATTTTAGCGCTTCTGGCTCCATCATCCTGAAGTCAATGTTTTTTATGTTGGTGAAATGGCTGAAATAGGCTCTGTGGTtaacacaaaagtaaaatatattcattttgttttctgtaacaTAACCTACTTCATTAATCCtcaattgtgatttttaaggCTTAGAACCTAAAAAGCGTTTGCAGACAAGGGGTTATATAGGACTATATAAATAGTCGGGTACATAAAAAATCTAaccaaagaaattaataatattttaaacctgcttttaaaaatggtaaaaaaaaatttcatttacttttttttatatgtttgtatagttttacatttttattccagttttagttattttagtacatctaGTTTTGCCTTTGTAACTACCTGAtaagttatattttatagttttattttattttattttagtttcattttcagttattattttaagtaactaAAATATTTGGTTAAAACATGGGTTTAATTctactttacttttactttagttAACTACTGCATAATAAACCTGCTCCAAATAGATAATAGATAATCTCATTCACTCACTCGTTTGCTTTCACAACCTGATTGTGCAACGCAAATATTCAGgtaattacttattttattttttaataaatacagataGTCATCATAAGTGATGGTGACATTCGTTTCTGAAGATTATCAAGACGAACAAAATGCCACAGAAAGTCAGAGCAGATTTCCAGTTAAAAACCCCTGTCGATGGAACCAGGGTGATGCTAATTTTTAGGTTATTGGCCTACGAAAATACCACTACACCACTCTGTATTTTAAAACTACAacattctgaaacatttttataaaaaaaaaagtgtgacaaGTAATCTTTCACCTCAGTGACAGATCCcagcagaaacagacagatCGTCCAGCAGCTAGCTGTCATCTTCT containing:
- the calcrla gene encoding calcitonin gene-related peptide type 1 receptor, which translates into the protein MPKKMTASCWTICLFLLGSVTEFVVLASPEESQQLHPQNVYHDISVTRNKIVTAQFECYQKIMKDSSQDRRVGPVCNRTWDGWLCWDDTEVGITSEQHCPDYFQDFDPTEMVTKICTESGHWFLHPESNRTWTNFTRCNLHTTEGRRTAMNLFYLALIGHGLSLTSLFISLGIFFHFKSLSCQRITLHKNLFFSFVLNSIITIIWLTAVANNQELVQENPISCKVSQFIHLYIFGCNYFWMLCEGIYLHTLIVVAVFAEKQHLMWYYLLGWGFPLIPATIHAVARSYYYNDNCWISSSTSLLYIIHGPICAALLVNLFFLLNIVRVLITKLKVTHQAESSLYMKAVRATLILVPLLGIQYVLLPYKPGGRVSAEIYDYIMHILMHYQGLLVATIFCFFNGEVQAVLRRYWNQYRIQFGSTIIQSDALRSASYTASSITEVQGCYSIDGHTEHLNGKNCHDIDNSTLKPENH